AAAATATGTGACTGTGAGTTTATTCTTTTTGTAATTCAGGTCAGGATAAAGTGTTTTAAAAGGAACAAAATCCGAAGTGCCGGTTGTATCTGTGATCAGAAGAGAATTGCTGTACATATTATGTATACTCAGTCCGATGCCCGGGGAAAAGGTTAGATTTGTCTCTCCAAATGGTATGTTATATAAGAAAAACATGTTAAAACCCCTGTTGACAGCTGAAGTCTTCATTCCCGCTGGCTTATCCATCCAGATATCAGTAAATAGGTCAAATCCGGTAGTGATTTTTCTTTTGCCGGCCTCGTCAATGATTTGCGAAAAACCATTAAATGACAAGGATAAAAGGGACAGGAAAATAATGATTCTTTTCATGAATGATCAGGATTGATTATAAAGAACAAATTTACTATTAAATACATCCTGATTTCAGAACATCAGCATTTTTTGTATAATATTTAAGGGACTCTTTCCCAATTTAAGCAGGGAAAGAATCCCCATTCTTTTTTATTTTGTTTTCAATTTACTGACTACTTTGTTTTCATAAACATACACATACTGCCCGTCAGTACTCAAATCGGAAATGGCACCTTTTTTTGCATTGAATTGCAGGTACTTGCACGTGTTAAGGTCAAAAGCAGCAATGTCATCGTTATCGGTTTCCATGATGACGATATTATCGAACATGTCGGCGACATCTGACGTTTTATACTTGCCACTGCACATTAATTCACCTTTTTCGGTATTGTATATGGCCACCCCTTTTTCACCAAACATGGCAATCTTGTTCTGATATGGGAAGATGAGTGTTGCATTGCCCACGCCGGCATTACTGATAGGTACTTCATACATTTCGTTACCTGTGTTTGCATCCATTTTATAAAGGGCTGTTCCGCTGCAAATGTAGTACTGATTATCTATCATTATACCATTTGTAATCCCTTTCCTGAACCTTTCCGAATCCCAGGCAAGTGATCCGTCTTTGGTGTTGAATGCTTGCACCCCACATGGTTTCACATTCTTGTAATATATTTTATAAACCCAATAATAATATGTGACATTATTCACTGTGTATTCCTTTTTAATAACAGCTTGACACTCAACGGCTCCACCGATTTGCAGGATTATCTTATCACCTTCAACCATCATATGTGGAATTGCTTTGGCTTCTTTAATTTCAGGTGAAGTCCACAGAAGTTTACCTGAATTCAGATCGTACTTTTTTATATACTGTGTTCTTTTATTCATCATATCCAGTACATACAGGTCCTGGTCTATAACAACGGGATCAGCCACAGCTCCATATACACCGAACTTTTTTGCATTTATCGGCTTGCCGATGATATCGGGTGTAAAATCAAATGCAGCAGAATACAGATTAGCGCCGGTATTATAGTCATAAACCTGTATCCCGTTCAGGCGAAGGAAGACCTTGTTATTTTCAACATCCAGGTCATAGATGAAATCGCGTGATACGATCTTTCGTTCTGCCCGGCCTATGTATGTGTTTTCCCACACAATATCACCATTGCTCATGTTGAATTTAGCGATCTGGTTTTTAAAGCCGGTGAATAAGGCGCCAAGCCCGCCGGGTACGAAGTTCACAGCTACCATATATCCATCCGACATATAGACATATTTCCCGACAACACCCTTGAATTTAGATGTTGACCACTTTTCTTCACCTGTCCGTGCTTTAATGTAAACCAACATTGTTTTCAATGAGATAGCAAAGGCATCATCTTCAGGTATATATACTAAATTGTCATCCGAAACATCCTGGTATTTATCGGTACTCCACAGCAGTTTACCACTTTCCATGTCCACGCATGCCATCTGGTCTTTGCCCATTTTACGGTCAAACAGGAAAAGGATGTTTGATTCCCAGAACGGAATTAGCTCATCGATCTTCGACAGTTTTGGTACAATTTCTTTGAAAGCAGCAGTCCATTTGGTTTGTCCGGTGTTGTTGTCAAAAAAAGTAATTTCCTTGGCAGAGGCAGCATAGCTGTATCCCCTTTCTTCTGTTCCGGTTCCATTATATTCAATCTTATGCTCCATTTTTTGTTCCCATACGAGGGGCATTTCCTCCTGTGCATAACTAAATAATAGCGATGTAGTTGCGATTAAAGTAAACATCTGTTTTTTCATGATTAAATAGTTTTAATTTGTTTGAATGACATCGAATTTAAAAATGTATTGAAATTTATATGACTTATCTTTCTGCATTTTAAAATTAAATTTAAACATCTTCAGGCGGTCTTTCAACTTGTTCTGGTTCGGGAAATTGTCACTATCACTATTGACAATAAAAACGGTCGCAACTTCACCCCTTCCCCGTATCGTCATGTCGATCGTAAACATCCCCTGAATACCATTTTCTTTCCCGAATGTATAAAGTACACCTCCCGGGGCCATCGCACTATCCAGTTCCAATCTTGCTCTTTGGATTATCTGGTCTTTATCCTCGATCATTTCCAGTTTTTGTGCAAATGATGTTATGGTCAGGATAAACAAAGAAAATAATACCAATGGTTTCATAATCCGAATTTTTATTTTTCAAACTTCCAGAGTACTAATCTGTTTCCCGATGTGATGATCATTGACTTGTTATCCGGCAGGAAGGCAAACGACACCCTTGCATCTAGTGATAACCGTTCTCCTTTCTCCTTATCAATTATCCTGAAACTCACTTGAAACCTGTAAAGCATCTGGCCTGTTTCAAAATCATAGATATGCACCTCTGTATATTTATTAAATGAACTAATAGCAAAGAGTTTCATGTCAGAGCTTAATTTGAAGTCAGGTTCAAAATAATAAGTGATTGTCGGAAAGATCATCCTCAATGGATTCTTATTTGCCACGTCAATGACTGAAACATAACCTTCCTTTGGATTGGATTTTTTTTGCAGTTTCGTGTTGGGAACACTGTGACAGAAAAGATATTGTGAATCCTTTGAGAATATCAGCCTGTACACGATGTCATAAAATTCATCGACAGTAAACAGCTTTTCGAAAGTTTTTGCATCAAAAAGGGTGATCTGCTGTTTATAATCGATGAGTATATCGAGATTCTTCTTGTTGTTTTTATACCTGGGATCACTTTTCAGTTCCCGGGCATCAGTTTTATGCGAAATCGCCAGGTATTTTCCGTCAGGGCTGATTGCAATGGCATTGGTGGCTTCGGGGACTTCGAATGATCCTTCCTTTTCCTGTG
This sequence is a window from Bacteroidota bacterium. Protein-coding genes within it:
- a CDS encoding PQQ-binding-like beta-propeller repeat protein, producing the protein MKKQMFTLIATTSLLFSYAQEEMPLVWEQKMEHKIEYNGTGTEERGYSYAASAKEITFFDNNTGQTKWTAAFKEIVPKLSKIDELIPFWESNILFLFDRKMGKDQMACVDMESGKLLWSTDKYQDVSDDNLVYIPEDDAFAISLKTMLVYIKARTGEEKWSTSKFKGVVGKYVYMSDGYMVAVNFVPGGLGALFTGFKNQIAKFNMSNGDIVWENTYIGRAERKIVSRDFIYDLDVENNKVFLRLNGIQVYDYNTGANLYSAAFDFTPDIIGKPINAKKFGVYGAVADPVVIDQDLYVLDMMNKRTQYIKKYDLNSGKLLWTSPEIKEAKAIPHMMVEGDKIILQIGGAVECQAVIKKEYTVNNVTYYYWVYKIYYKNVKPCGVQAFNTKDGSLAWDSERFRKGITNGIMIDNQYYICSGTALYKMDANTGNEMYEVPISNAGVGNATLIFPYQNKIAMFGEKGVAIYNTEKGELMCSGKYKTSDVADMFDNIVIMETDNDDIAAFDLNTCKYLQFNAKKGAISDLSTDGQYVYVYENKVVSKLKTK
- a CDS encoding outer membrane beta-barrel protein, producing MKRIIIFLSLLSLSFNGFSQIIDEAGKRKITTGFDLFTDIWMDKPAGMKTSAVNRGFNMFFLYNIPFGETNLTFSPGIGLSIHNMYSNSLLITDTTGTSDFVPFKTLYPDLNYKKNKLTVTYFDIPFEFIYKTRSNLRFSAGFKVGFLLQSHTKYRGNDYLNGNTDELKVKFFRLNNIDDYHYGVTARIGWKWINAFGYYSLSKLFTKNWGPEMYPVSVGISIIPFYPEPYKKKQ